In Solanum pennellii chromosome 3, SPENNV200, a single window of DNA contains:
- the LOC107014040 gene encoding CRIB domain-containing protein RIC11-like — protein sequence MAIKVKGICKYISNIFVVKERELEIGGPTNVKHVAHIGWEGPSGGAPTWMKSFKAGPEFSVTSSGKSQGCGETTRQLTTTSIHKDMKTSDVNSPPKKHKRRKPKSTSSPKSSSPSTLRSSRTTKHKAKSVEGNHTPTPLEVV from the exons atggcAATCAAAGTGAAGGGGATTTGCAAATATATctcaaatatttttg TTGTTAAGGAGAGGGAGTTGGAGATTGGAGGTCCAACTAATGTTAAACATGTGGCACATATTGGTTGGGAAGGTCCCTCTGGAGGTGCACCTACTTGG aTGAAATCATTCAAGGCAGGACCTGAATTTTCAGTAACTTCTAGTGGTAAATCTCAAG GTTGTGGTGAGACGACGAGGCAACTAACAACAACTAGCATTCACAAGGACATGAAAACTTCAGATGTTAATAGTCCTCCTAAGAAACATAAAAGGAGGAAGCCTAAATCAACTTCCTCCCCAAAATCGAGTTCACCATCCACGTTAAGATCTTCGCGAACAACTAAACACAAGGCTAAATCTGTTGAAGGCAATCACACACCAACACCCCTAGAAGTGGTTTAA